A single window of uncultured Pseudodesulfovibrio sp. DNA harbors:
- a CDS encoding zinc ABC transporter substrate-binding protein produces MIRKLLYSIVFGLFMVSAAYPAEDIPRIGVTLHPYYSFVKAIVGDTAEVVPLIGEGFNPHNYRPQPEDIKKCMTLDVMVVNGIGHDEFAFESIEAANLKGKLPLIFANKDVSLIPVSGHLDGKKVVNPHTFVSVTASVRQVYTIAKELGELFPENASLYRKNGRKYAARLRRMKAEYMERIADLPDLDFRCATIHGGYDYLFQDFGLQVTAVIEPGHGLKPTASQLARIIDEIKRLGVNVIFTEMAFSDKYVDTIHEETGIRIRHLSHLTNGEYTEEGFEKGLRANLEALTNALVDAKTAKQGG; encoded by the coding sequence ATGATTCGTAAGTTACTATATAGTATCGTTTTTGGTTTGTTTATGGTGAGTGCTGCGTACCCCGCTGAAGATATTCCCCGCATTGGTGTGACACTGCATCCGTACTATAGCTTTGTGAAAGCTATCGTCGGCGATACTGCCGAAGTCGTTCCCCTCATTGGTGAAGGGTTTAATCCTCATAATTACCGGCCTCAGCCCGAGGATATCAAGAAATGCATGACGTTGGATGTCATGGTCGTCAACGGCATCGGGCATGATGAATTCGCTTTTGAAAGTATTGAAGCAGCCAATTTGAAAGGGAAACTCCCACTTATTTTCGCCAACAAGGACGTTTCGCTTATCCCGGTGAGTGGTCATCTGGATGGCAAGAAAGTTGTCAATCCCCACACATTTGTCTCTGTGACTGCCTCGGTTCGCCAAGTTTATACCATTGCAAAAGAGCTGGGAGAACTGTTTCCTGAGAACGCCTCTCTATACCGAAAGAATGGACGAAAATATGCGGCTCGGCTTCGTCGGATGAAAGCCGAATACATGGAGCGTATAGCCGACTTGCCGGATTTGGATTTTCGTTGCGCTACTATTCACGGCGGGTATGATTACCTTTTTCAGGATTTCGGATTGCAGGTGACCGCTGTTATCGAGCCGGGGCATGGGCTGAAGCCTACGGCCAGCCAGCTTGCCAGAATTATAGATGAAATCAAAAGGCTTGGCGTGAATGTTATTTTTACTGAGATGGCGTTTTCCGACAAATATGTGGACACCATCCATGAGGAGACCGGTATTCGGATTCGTCATTTGTCGCATTTGACCAATGGCGAATATACGGAAGAGGGGTTTGAGAAGGGATTGCGAGCCAATCTTGAAGCCCTGACAAATGCCCTTGTTGACGCAAAAACTGCCAAACAGGGAGGCTGA
- a CDS encoding metal ABC transporter ATP-binding protein: MSNVTLLTNGPTVHFEHLGLRLGGNTILSDVNFTIQPGSIHCIIGPNGGGKTSLIRSMLGQMPHTGDIRICWGGPTTIGYVPQSLDYDDTLPMTVLDFMAMLCQRRPAFLGLKRSKRSLIHDVLQRVGMDSKINRPFGSLSGGERQRVLFAQALMPRPKLLILDEPTTGLDQAGTAIMHDVLEELRREGTTVLCIHHDLSVVREMGDVVTCINRQLLFSGPPVEELTPERVFSVFSSVKAA, encoded by the coding sequence ATGTCCAACGTGACTCTGTTGACAAATGGTCCCACCGTCCACTTTGAGCATTTGGGACTTCGTCTTGGCGGTAACACCATTTTGTCGGATGTGAATTTTACGATTCAACCTGGTTCGATTCATTGCATAATTGGTCCCAATGGAGGCGGCAAGACTTCTCTTATTCGTTCAATGCTCGGACAGATGCCCCACACTGGCGATATTCGTATTTGCTGGGGTGGGCCGACAACGATCGGTTATGTCCCTCAGTCGTTGGATTATGATGACACCTTGCCCATGACGGTCTTGGATTTCATGGCAATGCTTTGCCAACGAAGGCCTGCCTTTCTCGGTTTGAAGCGTAGTAAGCGGTCCTTGATTCACGATGTGTTGCAACGAGTCGGTATGGATTCAAAGATTAACCGACCATTTGGCTCGCTGTCCGGTGGAGAGCGTCAAAGAGTCCTGTTCGCACAAGCCTTAATGCCTCGTCCAAAGTTGCTTATTCTGGACGAACCGACAACCGGTTTGGACCAGGCCGGTACAGCGATTATGCATGATGTGCTGGAAGAATTGCGTCGGGAAGGGACAACGGTCCTTTGTATTCATCATGATCTCTCGGTTGTCCGTGAAATGGGTGATGTTGTGACGTGTATCAATCGGCAATTGTTGTTTTCGGGGCCTCCGGTCGAGGAATTGACTCCTGAACGTGTGTTTTCTGTTTTTTCTTCAGTCAAGGCGGCCTGA
- a CDS encoding metal ABC transporter permease — MDFIYDFLRLPLMEMGKAGVLPEFFQYAFVINALLCALVAGPLLGGIGTMVVSKRLAFFSQAVGQAALTGVALGVLLGEPVTAPYVSLFGFCILFALTMNYTRNRMRMKQDIVIGVFLSVSLAVGACVLLYVTAKVNMHVLDNILFGSILTVNNTDMNVLIVIAGICVAVGIPTYNKMLLASFNPSLAQVRGINAKLYDYVFVLMITVITVACLKIVGAVLVEALLIIPAAAARNVSRSVRGFFFYSVIFATVSCVLGIIIPMQFEIPVPSGGAIILVASIVFLMTAGVRMASGSFKEAAV, encoded by the coding sequence ATGGATTTTATTTACGACTTTCTTCGACTTCCGCTCATGGAGATGGGCAAGGCTGGGGTGCTACCTGAATTCTTTCAATACGCTTTCGTTATCAACGCTCTGTTATGTGCATTGGTGGCTGGACCGCTTCTTGGTGGCATAGGTACCATGGTGGTTTCAAAGCGGTTGGCCTTTTTCTCTCAGGCAGTAGGGCAGGCCGCCCTGACAGGCGTGGCGCTCGGCGTGTTGCTTGGTGAACCCGTGACCGCCCCGTATGTATCCTTGTTCGGGTTTTGTATCCTGTTCGCACTGACTATGAATTACACCCGTAATCGTATGCGCATGAAGCAGGATATTGTCATCGGTGTTTTCCTTTCAGTCTCATTGGCAGTGGGGGCCTGTGTTCTTTTGTATGTCACGGCCAAGGTGAATATGCATGTGTTGGACAATATTCTGTTTGGTTCCATCCTTACGGTGAACAACACGGATATGAACGTTTTGATTGTCATTGCCGGGATATGCGTTGCCGTGGGTATTCCTACCTATAATAAAATGCTACTTGCAAGCTTTAACCCCAGCCTCGCGCAGGTTCGCGGTATCAATGCCAAATTGTATGATTATGTGTTCGTACTCATGATCACGGTTATTACCGTGGCCTGCCTGAAAATTGTAGGGGCCGTACTTGTGGAAGCTTTGCTCATTATCCCGGCGGCGGCTGCGAGAAACGTCAGCCGTTCCGTGCGTGGCTTTTTCTTTTATAGTGTCATCTTTGCCACTGTGAGCTGCGTGCTCGGCATCATTATCCCCATGCAATTTGAAATCCCGGTGCCGTCTGGCGGTGCCATCATACTCGTCGCTTCTATCGTCTTTCTGATGACAGCCGGAGTGCGCATGGCGTCCGGCTCTTTTAAGGAGGCTGCGGTATGA
- a CDS encoding zinc ABC transporter substrate-binding protein produces MKKFLIVGLLMAFISLWARTGIAGNPEEKIVVLTSLGAVQAMAEVLTENTSITVMNSIPQGYSMRGQDAYFKKHREAFFQSAAKADAVLTVGSAWPADPLYKWARRSNIRVVNIDATRPLDEYGAGVPLVTVQGKNVPFVWRSPANMTRMGAITADDLSRLVPAEASTIKVNLKRMQSVLFRIRSKYEAAFTDLESVDIAALTGAYTPLIDEFGLDVIVYALKPEVEWTENDAKGFAEQLKSGGIKAVACAWEPDEKVRKALLMGGAVPVVLEKFVRESDVEPILSLSNWYERNLSRLLVALQD; encoded by the coding sequence ATGAAGAAGTTCCTTATTGTCGGTTTGTTGATGGCATTTATTTCTCTTTGGGCAAGGACAGGTATTGCCGGTAATCCTGAGGAAAAGATCGTTGTTTTGACATCCCTCGGCGCAGTGCAGGCCATGGCTGAAGTCCTGACAGAAAATACATCCATCACGGTGATGAACAGCATCCCGCAAGGATATTCCATGCGAGGACAGGACGCTTATTTCAAAAAGCATAGGGAAGCGTTCTTTCAATCGGCAGCCAAAGCAGACGCTGTACTTACCGTTGGATCAGCTTGGCCGGCTGACCCTCTGTACAAATGGGCCAGACGGAGCAACATCCGAGTGGTCAATATCGACGCGACCAGACCTTTGGACGAATACGGCGCGGGTGTGCCGTTGGTGACGGTACAAGGAAAGAACGTTCCGTTTGTCTGGCGTAGCCCCGCTAATATGACCCGTATGGGGGCCATTACAGCCGATGACCTTTCGCGTCTTGTCCCTGCGGAAGCTTCGACGATCAAGGTCAATCTCAAGAGAATGCAGTCCGTTCTGTTCAGAATCCGGTCAAAGTATGAAGCGGCGTTTACTGACCTTGAGAGTGTGGACATTGCTGCGTTGACTGGTGCGTATACCCCATTAATCGATGAATTCGGATTGGATGTCATTGTCTACGCCCTCAAGCCTGAAGTCGAGTGGACGGAAAATGATGCAAAGGGTTTTGCCGAACAGTTGAAATCCGGCGGTATTAAAGCCGTTGCCTGTGCATGGGAGCCGGATGAGAAGGTGCGAAAGGCTCTTTTGATGGGCGGTGCTGTCCCTGTGGTACTGGAGAAGTTCGTTCGCGAATCAGATGTCGAACCGATACTCTCCTTGAGCAACTGGTATGAGCGCAATTTGTCACGTCTCCTTGTGGCGCTACAGGATTAA
- a CDS encoding FeoB-associated Cys-rich membrane protein, which yields MDTIFAIVIIVVAVAYLLKRRFTGRNSGKGSATCGCSGCDCTSCGGRGVDGDSQSPFKRK from the coding sequence ATGGATACCATCTTTGCGATTGTAATCATTGTCGTGGCTGTGGCCTATTTGCTCAAGCGCAGGTTTACCGGGCGTAACAGCGGGAAAGGAAGTGCTACCTGCGGGTGCTCCGGGTGCGATTGCACCTCGTGCGGAGGGCGCGGTGTTGACGGGGATAGTCAATCTCCTTTTAAAAGAAAATAA
- a CDS encoding DUF4198 domain-containing protein, with the protein MYVSLLFVVAMMITALGVDIASAHSMFIQSGRHRVDEGKKTPLFFCYGHHFPVDDGVRRNKLASVNVFDPSGQATAIQLRDETCLHSYMVEYDKPGVYVLAAETNPGFYTKWVDKKGRNRSTIKPMSAVVDKASKIEKSLYSKQYAKTYVRCGASDGLYQAHVGLPLELVPMQDPTTLKPGDVLSLKVFRDGKRYFGSGSWDATYAGFSTESEDLYHPRATASGDTIKVSLDQPGRWFIRYFIKTDATPENKDKYLQQKQTATLVILVPNERKQPVAHH; encoded by the coding sequence ATGTATGTGAGTTTGCTCTTTGTCGTAGCCATGATGATCACTGCCTTGGGCGTTGACATTGCGTCGGCTCATTCAATGTTTATTCAATCCGGTCGCCACAGGGTGGATGAGGGAAAGAAAACACCGCTCTTTTTTTGTTATGGACATCATTTTCCTGTAGATGACGGTGTGCGTCGGAATAAGCTTGCATCGGTGAATGTTTTTGATCCGTCCGGGCAGGCAACCGCAATTCAGCTGCGCGATGAAACCTGTCTGCATTCTTACATGGTCGAGTACGACAAGCCCGGTGTCTATGTGTTGGCCGCAGAGACCAATCCCGGTTTTTATACCAAGTGGGTAGATAAAAAAGGGCGCAATCGCAGTACCATCAAACCCATGAGTGCGGTTGTGGACAAAGCTTCGAAAATTGAGAAATCCCTGTATAGCAAACAGTATGCAAAGACATATGTTCGTTGTGGCGCTTCTGATGGACTCTATCAGGCCCATGTGGGACTGCCGCTTGAACTGGTTCCCATGCAGGACCCGACAACATTGAAGCCTGGGGATGTCTTGTCCCTAAAAGTCTTTCGTGATGGTAAACGATACTTTGGTTCAGGATCCTGGGATGCCACCTATGCGGGGTTTTCTACGGAATCAGAGGATCTGTATCATCCAAGAGCCACTGCATCCGGCGATACCATTAAGGTTTCCCTCGACCAACCGGGACGGTGGTTTATTCGGTATTTCATAAAGACCGACGCCACACCTGAAAACAAGGATAAATATCTGCAACAGAAGCAGACAGCCACACTTGTGATTCTCGTCCCTAACGAGCGCAAACAACCCGTGGCTCACCATTAG